In one window of Candidatus Hinthialibacter antarcticus DNA:
- a CDS encoding carbohydrate binding family 9 domain-containing protein — MNLVIHLFTYWLHCLSLQSTRCVLAVVFLSLALASAVAHDDPDAGVPSMKAHKTTEEIRVDGILDEPFWQECETSGDFVDIRTQDVADQQTIVRVAYTKTHLYISCVCLDNDMSELHATERREDRAFSGDDFVEVHIDPMHSHRAKYAFFTNPLGTPYDANEGPSGQFNIGWTAEWELEAKIEEDRWTFEMSIPLSVMNFSQADGQTWGLNFTRVLRSSDVTSFWSYNPTDYFKPRHFGHLENLDLADSEFDRNLEITPYVSTQTDINGETSTLFQSGIDVSFRLTPSITSAWTLNPDFGQIEADADTIELRDTERFLPEKRLFFREGEELLKMRKQLYYSRRFTDIEAGGKVSGEWNDYKFYFLDIQGDVVHDGSYHGNSSVFRAIQNIGERSTIGYYANASEFDEGHSRVGGADGILFLHDDWQLRFQAAVADEELQDRQAGIEKDSIDYLGYSSLQFERYPWDIDIGYDVVSKEFNPVLGYIPRQDIYGPVAAIEYRHESDEKWYKELSVYADSQLYENEDGQTILRDFALQSSVVFPNDFGLRAGQSIDYHHPYDNTRTRAGFSLFSSDFWKRIDVLWGGGEFEETDYNELTLEKNFKPFERWPIRYEFTIRLEDDPLTGEETVWLNRIVFDYYFTDEMWIKSSLQHRNNSVGNISVIYGWEFVHNAHWYLVFNSVKDEFDTDNSVFTKLTYTF; from the coding sequence ATGAATTTAGTTATTCATCTGTTTACATACTGGCTGCATTGTTTGAGTTTGCAATCCACGCGCTGTGTCCTCGCGGTGGTTTTCTTGTCGCTTGCGTTGGCGTCCGCTGTGGCGCATGACGACCCCGACGCGGGCGTCCCATCGATGAAAGCCCACAAGACGACGGAAGAGATACGCGTCGACGGCATTCTCGACGAACCTTTCTGGCAGGAGTGCGAAACCTCCGGCGACTTTGTTGATATCCGCACCCAAGACGTAGCCGACCAGCAAACCATCGTTCGCGTTGCGTATACCAAAACCCATCTCTATATATCCTGTGTGTGTCTCGACAACGATATGAGCGAGTTGCACGCCACCGAACGCCGTGAAGACCGCGCGTTTAGCGGCGATGATTTTGTCGAAGTCCACATCGACCCCATGCACAGCCATCGCGCAAAATACGCGTTCTTTACCAACCCGCTGGGGACGCCCTATGACGCCAACGAAGGCCCTTCCGGTCAATTCAATATCGGCTGGACGGCGGAATGGGAACTCGAAGCCAAGATTGAAGAAGACCGCTGGACGTTTGAAATGAGCATCCCGCTGTCGGTGATGAATTTTTCTCAAGCCGACGGTCAAACCTGGGGGCTGAATTTCACCCGCGTCTTGCGCAGCAGCGATGTCACCAGCTTTTGGAGTTATAACCCAACCGATTATTTTAAGCCGCGCCACTTCGGCCATCTGGAAAATTTAGACCTCGCCGACAGCGAGTTTGACCGCAATCTCGAAATCACGCCGTATGTCAGTACGCAGACGGATATCAACGGAGAAACCAGCACCTTGTTTCAATCCGGCATTGATGTGAGTTTTCGCTTGACGCCGTCGATCACCAGCGCTTGGACGCTGAACCCGGACTTCGGGCAAATTGAGGCGGACGCCGACACCATCGAGTTGCGCGACACCGAGCGCTTTCTCCCTGAAAAACGCTTGTTCTTTCGTGAAGGCGAAGAACTGTTGAAGATGCGCAAACAGTTGTACTACAGTCGGCGCTTCACCGATATTGAAGCGGGCGGAAAAGTCAGCGGCGAGTGGAACGACTACAAGTTTTATTTTTTAGACATCCAGGGCGACGTGGTGCATGACGGCTCCTATCATGGAAATTCCAGCGTGTTTCGCGCCATACAAAACATCGGCGAGCGATCCACCATCGGTTATTACGCCAATGCGTCAGAGTTTGACGAAGGCCACTCTCGCGTGGGCGGCGCCGACGGCATCCTTTTTCTGCATGATGATTGGCAATTGCGTTTTCAGGCCGCCGTCGCGGATGAAGAATTGCAAGACCGTCAAGCGGGGATCGAAAAAGACAGCATCGACTATCTCGGCTATTCGTCTCTTCAATTCGAACGCTACCCCTGGGATATCGACATTGGATATGATGTTGTGAGTAAAGAGTTTAATCCGGTGTTGGGTTATATTCCCCGTCAGGATATTTATGGCCCCGTCGCGGCAATCGAATACCGCCATGAGTCTGACGAAAAATGGTATAAAGAATTATCAGTATACGCCGATTCGCAGTTGTATGAAAACGAAGACGGTCAAACCATCCTGCGCGACTTTGCGTTGCAATCCTCCGTGGTCTTCCCAAATGATTTTGGGCTGCGCGCTGGACAATCCATTGACTATCACCACCCCTACGACAACACGCGCACTCGCGCGGGGTTCTCGCTCTTTAGTTCAGATTTTTGGAAGCGCATCGACGTATTGTGGGGCGGCGGCGAATTTGAAGAGACGGACTATAACGAATTGACGTTAGAGAAAAACTTCAAGCCTTTCGAACGCTGGCCGATTCGCTACGAGTTTACCATTCGCTTAGAAGACGACCCGCTCACAGGCGAAGAAACCGTCTGGCTCAACCGCATCGTGTTTGATTATTATTTCACCGACGAGATGTGGATCAAATCGTCGCTGCAACACCGCAACAATAGCGTCGGCAACATCAGCGTGATCTACGGTTGGGAGTTCGTCCACAACGCCCATTGGTACTTGGTGTTCAATAGCGTCAAAGATGAATTTGACACCGACAACAGCGTGTTTACCAAACTGACGTATACGTTTTGA
- a CDS encoding sugar phosphate isomerase/epimerase family protein, whose amino-acid sequence MNVFGFNVYGRPVEDCFDYALQHSIRHLEIDLNAAHSQLHTFTLPRIELLNQFSQQTGIRYSFHADVDMNLAGNYFLRKPHIQDAKQCLEIAHQINAAHITCHLGHFSALKPWSWRRKQMLEQAARSIEKILRGFANSSVVLALENAPSISGEREVHHLGDCLDDFEYLFGVIQSDQVGMCLDVGHANTNDGVLAFLKQFGSRISAIHFHDNNGENDEHLCVCDGSVPWLDFAVEFKKQNQQTPCISECFKVEPHVAIGRLKAIFSEAATPNP is encoded by the coding sequence ATGAATGTTTTTGGCTTTAATGTATATGGCAGGCCCGTCGAAGACTGTTTTGATTATGCGCTTCAGCATTCGATTCGCCACTTAGAAATTGATTTGAATGCCGCCCATTCTCAATTACACACATTCACGTTGCCCCGAATCGAGTTGCTCAATCAATTTTCACAGCAAACCGGCATTCGCTATAGTTTTCACGCGGATGTGGATATGAACCTGGCGGGCAATTATTTTTTGCGCAAGCCGCATATTCAAGACGCCAAGCAGTGTCTTGAGATCGCCCATCAAATCAACGCCGCTCACATCACCTGCCATCTCGGCCATTTCAGCGCGTTGAAGCCCTGGTCGTGGCGCCGCAAGCAGATGCTTGAGCAGGCCGCGCGCAGCATCGAAAAAATCTTGCGCGGCTTCGCGAATAGCTCCGTCGTCTTGGCCTTAGAAAACGCGCCTTCAATCTCCGGCGAGCGTGAAGTGCACCATCTTGGCGACTGCCTGGATGATTTCGAATATCTGTTCGGCGTGATTCAATCCGATCAAGTGGGCATGTGCTTAGACGTAGGCCACGCGAATACCAACGATGGCGTGTTGGCTTTTTTGAAACAGTTTGGCTCCCGCATCAGCGCCATTCATTTTCATGATAATAATGGAGAGAACGACGAGCATTTATGCGTATGCGACGGCAGCGTTCCGTGGTTGGATTTTGCGGTTGAATTCAAAAAGCAAAACCAGCAAACGCCGTGTATTTCTGAATGCTTTAAGGTGGAGCCTCATGTCGCCATCGGGCGCTTGAAGGCCATCTTCTCTGAAGCCGCTACGCCGAACCCGTGA
- a CDS encoding DUF294 nucleotidyltransferase-like domain-containing protein: MRYITNRGFFFRIILPSLLTIVLFVAILFFLLVPFFEDSILERKREMIRELTYSAWSVLAELETEERDGKLTRAEAQQRAIARIQFLRYGYEGKDYFWITDMEPRMVVHPYLPDLNNQSLTDYEDPTGKRMFVEFVNVVKQNGEGFVDYMWQWKDDQSRIVPKLSFVKQFEPWGWIIGTGIYIEDVKEEIGAITNHLIFISFGITALVSLLLTFIAWQSSNIEIQRVHAENELRASREKYKTLVEASTEGFIILANNEAFYSNQKAQDMLGYDANEFEGLSLEQLFDEAFFTQSYWEDFLSDSDVPPQHPCHLITKDGEPIEVLLSASKVVFAYKQAVLLIVKDAHQPSDNEIENGQADIHYQAMTERLDIAIFLSTLDKNPRFTKANSALLALLGYESEAELAAVSLRAIFADESAYHQFLHSLNHDGCARYTDIRLQCKDGALVHASLSAAASNANAYSRMFMGVIEDKTKQKNADNQKSRLLADMQTSQHHLMQPVTQSSAKRVSCRMEQPIHIVISLMNKNKSSAVLVESDEGQAVGIITEHDINARVLKGEIDLDRPAFEIMSSPLITLNEQALLFEAALLMAENKIRHIPIRQSNGEIQGVITDHELLFAHSHSPALLIQTIRAASSAIDLNECREQLTASIQALLESGARAQSMTRLITNIADEIAQRAIHLAIEECGPPPVAFAFIALGSEGRGEQTLITDQDNAIIYEDVDESQAESVQAYLSAVAKTVCMNLDQCGYTLCKGGVMAMNPKWLQPISVWEQYFSDWIHNPDPQAFLDLKIFFDYRLLYGEPKLVQRLTRHLHATSSGKAAFYQCLAQNTLLLKPPLGLFGNIVVQNREGRPETFDIKEAMIPIVDFARLYALQHQIQETHTVQRLTAMRERGALTESAFENAVQTYEFLMQLRLKHQAIKISQNTEADNFINPKALSNLDGAILKKAFSHITDLQSKISYDFTGSA, from the coding sequence ATGAGATACATCACGAACCGGGGCTTCTTCTTCCGCATCATTCTTCCATCGCTGCTGACGATTGTTTTATTTGTCGCCATTTTGTTTTTTCTATTGGTCCCCTTTTTTGAAGACTCCATCCTCGAACGCAAACGCGAGATGATTCGCGAGTTGACCTACTCGGCGTGGAGCGTTCTCGCTGAATTAGAAACCGAAGAGCGCGACGGCAAACTCACCCGTGCAGAAGCGCAACAACGCGCCATCGCCCGCATCCAGTTTCTGCGATATGGCTATGAGGGCAAAGACTATTTTTGGATCACCGACATGGAACCGCGCATGGTGGTCCACCCCTACTTGCCCGACTTAAACAATCAAAGCCTGACCGATTATGAAGACCCGACGGGCAAGCGCATGTTTGTTGAATTTGTCAATGTGGTAAAACAAAACGGTGAGGGGTTCGTCGATTATATGTGGCAATGGAAAGACGACCAAAGCCGCATCGTACCCAAACTTTCGTTCGTGAAACAATTTGAGCCGTGGGGATGGATCATCGGCACCGGCATCTACATTGAAGACGTTAAAGAAGAAATCGGCGCAATCACCAACCATCTCATTTTCATCTCATTCGGCATTACGGCATTGGTTTCGTTGCTGCTGACATTCATCGCCTGGCAAAGTTCAAACATTGAAATTCAGCGCGTCCACGCGGAAAACGAACTGCGGGCGTCTCGCGAAAAATACAAGACGCTGGTCGAAGCCTCGACCGAAGGCTTCATCATACTGGCCAACAATGAGGCGTTTTATTCCAACCAAAAAGCGCAAGACATGCTGGGGTATGACGCCAACGAGTTTGAGGGCCTCTCTCTCGAACAATTATTTGACGAGGCGTTTTTTACGCAATCCTACTGGGAAGATTTTCTCTCAGACAGCGACGTCCCGCCGCAACACCCTTGCCATCTCATCACAAAAGACGGCGAGCCAATTGAGGTTTTACTCTCTGCGTCCAAAGTCGTGTTCGCCTACAAGCAGGCGGTGTTATTAATCGTTAAAGACGCGCACCAGCCCAGCGACAACGAAATTGAAAACGGGCAAGCCGACATACACTACCAAGCCATGACGGAACGGCTCGACATCGCCATTTTTCTTTCAACGCTTGATAAAAACCCGCGCTTCACCAAAGCCAATTCTGCGCTGCTGGCGCTTCTGGGGTATGAGAGCGAAGCCGAACTGGCGGCGGTTTCTCTGCGCGCGATATTTGCGGATGAAAGCGCTTACCACCAATTTCTTCATTCACTCAACCACGATGGATGCGCCCGCTACACCGACATTCGCCTGCAATGTAAAGACGGCGCATTGGTCCACGCCTCGCTGTCTGCGGCGGCATCGAACGCAAACGCCTACTCCCGCATGTTCATGGGCGTGATTGAAGATAAGACCAAGCAAAAAAACGCGGACAACCAAAAAAGCCGCCTGCTGGCTGACATGCAAACCTCACAACACCACTTGATGCAGCCGGTGACGCAATCATCCGCCAAACGGGTTTCATGCCGCATGGAACAGCCAATTCATATTGTGATTTCACTTATGAATAAAAACAAATCCAGCGCCGTCTTGGTTGAGTCCGACGAAGGCCAAGCGGTCGGAATCATTACCGAACACGACATCAACGCGCGCGTACTCAAGGGAGAGATTGACTTAGACCGCCCAGCGTTTGAGATCATGAGTTCGCCCCTGATTACGCTCAACGAGCAAGCCTTGTTATTTGAAGCCGCGCTATTAATGGCGGAGAATAAAATTCGCCACATCCCCATCCGGCAATCAAACGGCGAGATTCAAGGCGTCATCACAGACCATGAACTGCTGTTTGCCCACAGCCATTCGCCCGCGCTTCTCATACAAACGATACGCGCGGCCTCCTCGGCGATTGACTTAAACGAATGCCGCGAACAATTGACGGCGAGCATTCAGGCGCTGCTTGAAAGCGGCGCGCGCGCGCAAAGCATGACCCGCCTGATTACGAACATCGCCGATGAAATTGCGCAACGCGCCATTCATCTCGCCATCGAAGAATGCGGCCCGCCGCCGGTCGCGTTCGCCTTCATCGCGCTTGGCAGCGAAGGGCGCGGCGAGCAGACTCTCATCACCGACCAGGACAACGCCATCATTTATGAAGACGTTGACGAAAGCCAGGCTGAATCCGTCCAGGCCTATCTCAGCGCCGTGGCAAAAACCGTTTGCATGAATTTAGACCAGTGCGGCTACACCCTCTGCAAAGGCGGCGTGATGGCCATGAACCCCAAATGGCTGCAACCCATCAGCGTTTGGGAACAATATTTTTCCGACTGGATTCACAACCCTGACCCGCAAGCGTTTTTGGATTTAAAGATATTTTTCGACTACCGCCTGCTCTATGGCGAGCCAAAACTGGTACAACGCCTGACCCGGCATCTGCACGCAACATCAAGCGGCAAAGCGGCGTTTTATCAATGCCTCGCACAGAACACGCTTCTGCTGAAGCCGCCGCTGGGACTATTTGGAAACATCGTCGTTCAAAACCGAGAGGGGCGCCCTGAAACCTTTGACATCAAAGAAGCGATGATCCCCATCGTTGACTTCGCCCGGCTCTACGCCCTGCAACACCAGATTCAAGAAACCCATACCGTTCAGCGCCTGACCGCGATGCGGGAGAGGGGCGCCCTGACCGAAAGCGCCTTTGAAAACGCCGTGCAAACGTATGAGTTCCTTATGCAACTGCGGCTAAAACATCAGGCGATCAAGATCAGCCAAAACACCGAAGCCGATAACTTTATCAACCCAAAAGCGCTTAGCAATCTCGACGGCGCCATTCTGAAAAAAGCCTTCTCGCATATCACCGACCTGCAATCTAAAATTAGTTATGACTTCACGGGTTCGGCGTAG
- a CDS encoding VC_2705 family sodium/solute symporter: protein MTRLISITLFTIILAFNQSAFAQITSATELEGKFKLGPAIILIILLATFIMVGIFHRAKDTSAYWAAGRKISPIGAGMAIASNWMSAASFLGMAAIMYGSGYHGLSYVVGWTGGYVLLLVLMAGQIRRFGKYTAADFIGDRYYSQGLRAFGACLAIFISFSYCVGQFAGIGLMFKWILGIDYALAVIVGSSVVLAYTLISGMLGVTKNMQIQYVIIIISFMIPLFILCNEYGYMAILPQLGYGAVVSDIVAGVEPNGLANVMGHEFGILPSAEFAMPWDPATGQTSFQWMAICFSLMIGTAGLPHVIQRFYVVPRAKDARWSVVWGLFFISLLYWSAPVYSAFGKILSANPEVGVLAKDAIVVYTAQLGDVYPLVIGLLAAGAVSAAFSTVSGLLVAGASAFSHDLYFKVINPQATERTQMFMARLGTVLMAIAVTIVALMKLGLIAQLVALAFSLAGCTIFPLFLLGIWWSGSNRAGAWAGLLTGSAVSMIALVYFVCGKYNVTLPAHEMVTYYLNAWYFAWLGAPLAIIANILVSIATGRNTPIEIKEFLAKKVHGY from the coding sequence ATGACACGACTGATCTCAATCACACTGTTTACGATCATTCTCGCGTTTAATCAAAGCGCGTTTGCGCAAATCACCAGCGCCACCGAGCTCGAAGGCAAGTTCAAACTCGGCCCGGCGATTATTCTTATTATTCTGCTGGCGACATTTATCATGGTCGGCATTTTCCACCGCGCCAAAGACACCTCAGCCTATTGGGCGGCGGGCCGCAAGATTTCGCCCATCGGCGCGGGCATGGCCATCGCCTCTAACTGGATGAGCGCGGCGTCGTTTCTCGGCATGGCCGCCATCATGTATGGTTCCGGCTATCACGGCCTTTCATACGTCGTGGGTTGGACGGGCGGGTATGTTCTGCTATTGGTTTTGATGGCGGGGCAGATTCGCCGCTTTGGGAAATACACGGCGGCGGACTTCATCGGCGACCGTTATTACTCGCAGGGGCTGCGCGCCTTCGGCGCGTGTCTGGCGATCTTCATTTCGTTTTCCTATTGCGTCGGCCAGTTCGCGGGCATCGGCCTGATGTTCAAGTGGATTCTCGGCATCGACTACGCCCTCGCAGTCATCGTCGGCAGTTCGGTGGTGTTGGCCTACACGCTGATCTCGGGCATGTTGGGCGTCACCAAGAACATGCAGATTCAGTATGTCATCATCATTATTTCGTTTATGATTCCGCTGTTTATTTTGTGTAACGAATACGGCTACATGGCGATTCTGCCGCAACTGGGCTACGGCGCAGTGGTCTCCGACATCGTCGCCGGGGTTGAACCCAACGGGTTAGCCAACGTGATGGGGCATGAGTTTGGCATTCTTCCATCAGCCGAATTCGCCATGCCGTGGGACCCGGCCACCGGGCAGACCTCGTTTCAATGGATGGCGATTTGCTTCTCATTGATGATCGGAACCGCCGGGCTGCCGCACGTCATTCAGCGCTTTTACGTCGTCCCCCGCGCAAAAGACGCGCGTTGGTCGGTGGTATGGGGCCTGTTCTTTATTTCGCTTCTCTATTGGAGCGCACCGGTTTATTCCGCATTTGGTAAAATCCTTTCCGCCAACCCCGAAGTCGGCGTGTTAGCCAAAGACGCCATCGTGGTATACACCGCGCAGTTGGGCGATGTATACCCGCTAGTCATAGGGCTTCTCGCGGCGGGCGCGGTCTCGGCTGCGTTCTCTACTGTCTCCGGCCTGCTGGTTGCAGGCGCATCGGCCTTCTCGCACGATTTGTATTTCAAAGTGATTAACCCGCAAGCGACCGAACGCACCCAGATGTTTATGGCGCGTCTCGGCACCGTCCTGATGGCGATTGCGGTCACGATTGTTGCGCTGATGAAACTGGGCCTGATCGCCCAGCTGGTTGCGCTGGCGTTTTCGCTGGCGGGCTGCACCATCTTCCCGCTATTTTTGTTGGGCATCTGGTGGAGCGGCTCCAACCGCGCCGGAGCGTGGGCGGGATTGCTCACAGGCAGCGCCGTCTCGATGATCGCGCTGGTTTATTTCGTCTGCGGAAAATACAACGTTACGCTGCCCGCGCATGAGATGGTGACTTACTACCTCAACGCCTGGTACTTCGCATGGTTGGGCGCACCGCTGGCCATTATCGCCAACATCCTGGTCTCGATTGCCACGGGGCGAAATACGCCGATTGAGATCAAAGAGTTCCTCGCCAAAAAAGTTCACGGCTATTAA
- a CDS encoding DUF4212 domain-containing protein, producing the protein MSQQPTQNAGREASEHDVNFFFPKTDHSRANMRMVVIMVVVWAVAVFGFQFLLIAMNQPTPEPSYTAFETVWPNIENASASQSEKQDFAKAALSALGKNIALKPDHKEVLQDSVSKIVLSLIAADQKAGYLANLANPDTKPQAVALAVQAIGLESTGFDSLRADFLAFALAPTEEGAVSSQVPEIMELYLIHNQSALTDFRFLGFPFHYWYTAQFLLILFVVLCLIFATITDRLNTKYNFEDE; encoded by the coding sequence ATGTCTCAACAGCCGACTCAAAATGCAGGGCGCGAAGCAAGCGAACACGACGTCAATTTTTTCTTTCCCAAAACCGACCATTCACGCGCCAACATGAGAATGGTGGTCATCATGGTGGTGGTTTGGGCGGTCGCGGTGTTTGGTTTTCAGTTTTTGCTGATCGCGATGAACCAACCCACGCCGGAACCCAGTTATACGGCCTTTGAGACTGTCTGGCCGAACATCGAAAACGCCAGCGCCAGTCAAAGTGAAAAACAAGATTTCGCCAAAGCCGCCTTATCGGCCTTGGGCAAAAACATCGCCCTTAAGCCTGACCACAAAGAAGTATTGCAAGATTCCGTCAGCAAAATCGTTCTCAGCCTGATTGCAGCCGACCAAAAAGCGGGCTATCTCGCCAATCTAGCCAACCCGGACACCAAGCCGCAAGCGGTCGCCCTCGCCGTTCAAGCGATTGGCCTCGAAAGCACCGGTTTTGACTCGCTGCGGGCTGACTTTCTAGCGTTTGCGTTAGCGCCGACTGAAGAGGGCGCCGTCAGCAGCCAGGTTCCAGAAATTATGGAACTGTATTTGATCCATAACCAAAGCGCGTTGACCGATTTTCGTTTTCTCGGCTTCCCTTTTCATTATTGGTATACCGCGCAGTTTCTGCTCATCCTATTTGTTGTTCTCTGTTTGATTTTTGCCACCATCACCGACCGGCTCAACACCAAGTACAACTTCGAGGATGAATAA